The sequence CGGAGACGGAGGGACCCGTGGTGCTGGGCAATCATTCCGTCGTCCGCGGCAGCACACTCAGGAATGTCATGCTCTTCGAGCACTGCATCGTCGAAGACTGCATTCTGGAAGACTGTATCCTCGATGACCACTGCACACTGCAGGGGATCGATCTCTCGCGGCAAATGCTGCGGGAAGGCACTGTTCTCGAGCGAAAATAAGGCCGTAACGCGTTTGCGGGCAGCAGTCGGCTTCCCTACACTCAGCAGGCTATGCGGCGATTTCTTCCGTACGTGTTTCTGCTCCTCACCCTCACAGGGTGCGGCGCATCGACGGTACAACTGAAAGCTCTGGTCACGGCAGAGGACCCCACACTGCGTTCTCAATGGTTGGAGGCCGGCAAGCGCGTGATCGAACGGCGCCTCAGCCGTTGGGAGAACGGCCCCGACCCGCAAGTAACGGTTGAGGAGCTGTCAGACGGATCGGTCCTCTTCTCGTTCCGCACGCAGAATACGGAAGCGCGTGAAACAATGACACAGGAACTGCTGACACCTTTCTCGCTCCGGGTCATGCTCGCCAGCACGGATGACACAGGCGATCTCTTTGTAGAGGAGCAGGGATGGTTCAATGATACGGGGCTCACCCAAGCCCATATCCTCTGGACGGAATCGGCCGCGGATCAGGATGGCAAGGGTGTGGTGCGGCTCGTATTCTCGGAGGAGGGACGTGCTCTGCTCAGGGACGTATTCCAGAAGAACCCCGCAGGGATCCTGGGCCTCTTCGTCCGTGACAAGCTCATGTCCAAAATGCAGATTGAAAGTTCAGAACCGAAGGAAGAAATCACGATTACGGGTATCCCGGTCCCGGATCTTGCTGCTATCTTCGCCGACGACGTGAACGTCGGCACACACATCACGTTCTCTCTTCCTTAAATCTCCTTCCTATCCTCACCTTCGCATCATGGAATCCAATCGTCGCTTCATCTGGCCGGTTACCGTAGGCCTCATCGGTGTCTGTCTCCTTTTCATCACGCTCCCCGACAGCTGGAAGACCTGGGCCCCCGGCTTGCTCCGCGCGCCTTCTTTTCACTTCGGGCTCGATTTGGTGGGAGGAACACAGCTCGATTTCCGCATCTCTGAGCAGGAAATGAATGACCAGATTGAACGACTGACGACAGAAATCCAGCAGCTCAAAGATGCTGGAGCGGGCTCCGAAAAAATCTACATCTTGGAGCAGCAGTTGCAGAGTACGAAACAGCAGCAGACCTCCGTCGTGGAATCCATCCGCACGGTGCTCGAGCGTCGCATCAACGCGCTGGGCGTGAGCGAGGCGGTGATCACCCCCTCGTACATGGGCGACGAGCGCCATCTGCTCGTCGAGTGTCCGGGTGTAGTCGACACGCAGGCCTGTATCGAAACGGTCGGCAAGACCATTCAATTGGAATTCAAGGAGGAATTCACCGAGGCAACGGCGGAATTCGAGAAAGGCGTCCGCGAACGCGCAGATGCCTCCCTGCGCCGCATCACCGTGAGCGGTTCGACTCTGGCTGTGGTGGGGCAGGATCTCGGCTCCACCCTTGGCATCGCCTACAGCGACCAGCAGTGGTTCTTCGAAAAAGATCTTCCGCAGGGACTGGCAGATATCTGGTCGGTACCCCGGGGGAAAGTGGTGAAACGGGAAGGCTCGATCATCGTGCCGCAGCAGGATGAGCAGGGACAGGTTACCGAAAAGACCGTTCCGGGAATCTTCCTCGCAGAAGTTCTGCAGCCACGCACCCAGACGGGACGCGTGATTCAGGAGGCACCGACGGCTTTCGCCCTGCTGGCCAAGGAACGCGGCCTCACCTACACCCCGCACCTCGAAACTCCCCTCGATGCGAAGGTGGAGCCTTCCCTCGCCGGCGCTTTGCAGGCGATGCAGCCTGGCGATTTGCGCACCGTGAGCGTGGATGAGACTTCCGCTGCCCTCCTCTTCCTGCGTGCGCTGATCCCCGGGCAGGAGCAGATGGAAGCGAGCCACATCCTCATCTCCTACAAGGGCGCAGCGGCCGTGGGAGAGACCGTGACACGCACCAAGGAGGAGGCACTGCAGCTCGCCCAAGACATCAAGAAGCAACTGGATGACGGCGCCGACTTCGCGACGCTGGCCACGCAGTACTCCGATGACAATGGCGGCAAGGATGGCGGCAGTCTGGGTACCTTCGTCCGCGGAGCAATGGTGGCCCCCTTCGAACAAGCCGCCTTCGCACTCCCGCAAGCCGGCATCAGCGACCCGACCGAAACGCAATTCGGTTACCACGTCATCCGTGCAGACCGCGCCGCCGCGCTTTCATTCTCAGTCGCCTCCTTCGATGAACTGCGCTTCAGCGGACTCGATGCCAAAACAAAGGCGGACGTCGCACAGGCAGAACTGCAGGCAGGCAAGGTGACGCAGATGGAAGACGCCATCGCCCTGCGCACGATCTTCTTCTCGCTCCTCCCCACCGGCTGGAAAGATACGACCCTCACCGGCAAGCACTTCCGTTCGGCCGTCGTGACCTTGGATCCCACGACGAACCTGCCCATCGTGCAGATCGCCTTCGATGACGAGGGGGCAACGCTCTTCCAGGAACTCACCAAGAACAATGTGGGCAAGCGCATCGCGATCTTCGTGGGCGGTGAGCTGATCTCGGCCCCCACCGTGCAGCAGGAAATCGCAGGCGGCACGGCCATCATTACCGGCAGCGGCAACTTCGAAGAGGCCAGCCAGCTGGCACAGGACCTCAATACGGGCGCCATTCCGGCCCCCATCTATCTGGCAGGGCAGCACACCATCGAGGCAACCCTCGGCGGCGAGGCGCTGGCGGCCTCCCTGAAAGCCGCACTCATCGGCATCGTCCTGCTCATGCTGTACATGATCCTCATCTATCGCTTCCTTGGCGTACTGGCAGACGTGGCTCT is a genomic window of Candidatus Peribacter riflensis containing:
- a CDS encoding preprotein translocase subunit SecD; the encoded protein is MESNRRFIWPVTVGLIGVCLLFITLPDSWKTWAPGLLRAPSFHFGLDLVGGTQLDFRISEQEMNDQIERLTTEIQQLKDAGAGSEKIYILEQQLQSTKQQQTSVVESIRTVLERRINALGVSEAVITPSYMGDERHLLVECPGVVDTQACIETVGKTIQLEFKEEFTEATAEFEKGVRERADASLRRITVSGSTLAVVGQDLGSTLGIAYSDQQWFFEKDLPQGLADIWSVPRGKVVKREGSIIVPQQDEQGQVTEKTVPGIFLAEVLQPRTQTGRVIQEAPTAFALLAKERGLTYTPHLETPLDAKVEPSLAGALQAMQPGDLRTVSVDETSAALLFLRALIPGQEQMEASHILISYKGAAAVGETVTRTKEEALQLAQDIKKQLDDGADFATLATQYSDDNGGKDGGSLGTFVRGAMVAPFEQAAFALPQAGISDPTETQFGYHVIRADRAAALSFSVASFDELRFSGLDAKTKADVAQAELQAGKVTQMEDAIALRTIFFSLLPTGWKDTTLTGKHFRSAVVTLDPTTNLPIVQIAFDDEGATLFQELTKNNVGKRIAIFVGGELISAPTVQQEIAGGTAIITGSGNFEEASQLAQDLNTGAIPAPIYLAGQHTIEATLGGEALAASLKAALIGIVLLMLYMILIYRFLGVLADVALLGYALLFVAILKLPLFFFSSQYIVLTLAGMAGIILSIGMAVDANVLIFERIKEELKKGKLVTTAVEIGFKRAWPSIRDGNASTLLTCAILFMIGTSVVRGFSITLGMGVLMSMFTAITVTRWLIRKTSHLAFAKNSRLLAGIRTSQQATPSL